TTGACTACTTTCAATTTTACACGTCTGTTTCCTCGGTATATTCATCGAAAATCGAGGGAGAAGACATTGACTTCGATAGTTATTTCAAGCATAAATTCTTGAATGTTAAGTTCAAGCCTGACTATACGAAGAAAGCAGATGATTTATATAAAACATACGAGTTTATCTTTGAAAATCGCCTAAGTTTAGAGAACTTAAAGAAAGCTCATGCTATTTTAAGTTCGAACCTTTTACCGAAATCACAGCAAGGGAAAATTAGAACAAATCCCATGTTTGTAATTAACGAGCAAGACAGGATTGAATATGTAGCCGCTGAACCAAAGATTGTAACGAGAGAACTTGAGAAACTTTTCATTGATGTTGAAAAGTTACTAGAAACAGAACTAGATGAAGTTGACACTTTCTATTTTGCCTCACAAATACACCTGTCTTTCGTGAA
This region of Williamwhitmania taraxaci genomic DNA includes:
- a CDS encoding Fic family protein, whose amino-acid sequence is MDLKIIHGQLLDKFRELVDPNFLTILNSIPKLQIPVDYFQFYTSVSSVYSSKIEGEDIDFDSYFKHKFLNVKFKPDYTKKADDLYKTYEFIFENRLSLENLKKAHAILSSNLLPKSQQGKIRTNPMFVINEQDRIEYVAAEPKIVTRELEKLFIDVEKLLETELDEVDTFYFASQIHLSFVKIHPFLDGNGRTARLLEKWFLKEKIGKRAVSVPLERNYYRNLKAYYANIKKLGLEYTELDYSKSFDFTLMTINSIKENEEE